A stretch of Candidatus Brocadiaceae bacterium DNA encodes these proteins:
- the cobD gene encoding threonine-phosphate decarboxylase CobD has protein sequence MFKGHGGKKGLLPGKEHNDILDFSANINPLGYPEGVRTRILKNFDTILHYPDIDCTDLKRFIAQKIARSPDEIIVGNGSTELFYLIPRALRPEKGITFQPTFSEFAEALKCSNTQEIPIPLEEKNAFSFSYKRKYFRDSKAKLAFLCNPNNPTGQLTDREVILSMARKHSDVTFVVDEAFMDFVGESEKYSVANEVGDIKNLIVVKSLTKFYGFPGLRVGYLVANADIVKMLTNYKEPWTVNSFAQYAVMEAMGDTEFISRSREFVSQEKRYLRKELSNIPGILPFKPAANFIFVKILLNTITSAFLYDLLLEHDIAIRDCSNFRGLDDTYFRVAVRTRKENKKLVQTLKRVLISAKHDVVQEQQACQTNPA, from the coding sequence ATGTTTAAGGGACACGGTGGAAAAAAGGGACTCCTTCCCGGGAAAGAACACAACGACATCCTTGACTTTAGCGCAAATATCAATCCCCTCGGTTATCCCGAAGGCGTCCGTACCCGTATCCTCAAAAACTTTGATACTATTCTGCATTATCCTGACATAGATTGTACTGATTTAAAAAGATTTATCGCTCAAAAGATTGCACGTTCACCTGATGAAATTATCGTGGGAAACGGTTCTACGGAATTGTTTTATTTAATACCCCGCGCTTTGAGGCCAGAAAAAGGGATTACCTTTCAGCCTACCTTCAGTGAATTTGCCGAGGCATTGAAATGCAGCAACACACAGGAAATTCCTATTCCCCTGGAGGAAAAGAATGCATTTTCTTTTTCTTATAAAAGAAAATATTTCCGTGACAGTAAGGCAAAGCTAGCTTTTCTTTGTAACCCTAATAACCCGACGGGACAACTGACAGACAGGGAGGTAATACTGAGCATGGCAAGGAAGCATTCCGACGTAACATTTGTTGTGGATGAGGCGTTTATGGATTTTGTTGGAGAGTCGGAGAAGTACAGTGTTGCCAATGAAGTTGGCGATATAAAGAATTTGATTGTCGTAAAATCACTGACAAAATTTTACGGTTTTCCCGGTTTACGAGTCGGATATCTTGTTGCCAATGCAGATATTGTAAAAATGCTTACAAACTACAAGGAACCATGGACGGTAAACAGCTTTGCTCAATACGCCGTCATGGAAGCAATGGGAGATACGGAATTTATTTCAAGGAGCAGGGAATTCGTATCACAGGAGAAGCGCTATTTACGAAAGGAGTTGTCTAATATTCCGGGAATTCTCCCCTTTAAGCCTGCAGCAAATTTCATCTTCGTGAAAATACTTTTAAACACGATAACCTCTGCTTTCTTATACGATCTCTTGTTGGAACATGACATTGCAATTCGTGATTGTTCCAATTTCAGAGGTCTGGATGACACCTATTTTCGGGTAGCGGTCAGAACAAGAAAGGAAAACAAGAAGCTTGTTCAAACATTAAAAAGGGTTCTCATTTCAGCAAAACACGATGTCGTACAGGAACAGCAAGCATGCCAAACAAATCCTGCATAA
- a CDS encoding cobyric acid synthase: MKKPAIMIQGTGSHVGKSILACALCRILKQDGFRVAPFKAQNMALNSYVTRDGKEMGRAQVAQAEAAGIEPAVEMNPILLKPTGDCGSQVIIMGTPIGNMTAKEYYQKKAEFVSVVRNAYDTLKSRYDIIVIEGAGSPAEINLKDGDIVNMGMAEMASASVLLVTDIDRGGAFAWIVGTLALLTEKEKMMIQGVVFNKFRGDKKILEPGLKMLENRINKPVVGVIPYLHNLCIDDEDSVSLEYHHAENKRSEENRILDIVVIKLPRISNFTDFSVLNHEQDVRVRFVDRANHIGKPDLLIIPGTKNTIGDLTFLKETNIFEKTIGLSRQNTVIIGICGGYQMLGKRIHDPYHVESPEDSIQGLGLLNTVTTFAREKRTHQVKAHMLETNFFPCVDRQILSGYEIHMGETMLLDGRTAKPFARITERAGERVEVLDGCVSPAGTVMGTYIHGIFDNEGFRSILLNSLRLKKGLTPKRNTIGYKFVKEENYNELADIVRKNLNMDMVYSVLNGVPTSV, from the coding sequence ATGAAGAAACCAGCAATAATGATACAGGGTACAGGCTCTCATGTAGGGAAGAGTATTTTGGCGTGCGCCTTGTGTCGTATCTTGAAGCAGGACGGCTTTCGGGTTGCGCCCTTCAAGGCACAGAATATGGCCTTAAATTCCTATGTAACGAGGGATGGAAAAGAAATGGGACGCGCTCAGGTGGCACAGGCAGAAGCTGCCGGAATCGAACCGGCCGTAGAAATGAATCCCATACTTCTGAAGCCTACGGGAGATTGTGGCTCTCAGGTGATTATCATGGGCACACCAATAGGAAACATGACGGCCAAAGAGTATTATCAGAAAAAAGCTGAGTTTGTATCGGTTGTCCGGAATGCATACGATACGCTGAAAAGCCGTTATGACATTATCGTAATTGAAGGCGCTGGCAGTCCGGCGGAGATCAACCTGAAGGATGGAGATATTGTCAATATGGGTATGGCAGAGATGGCATCAGCCTCCGTGCTGTTAGTGACTGATATTGATCGGGGCGGCGCGTTTGCATGGATCGTGGGGACATTGGCCTTGTTAACTGAAAAAGAAAAAATGATGATACAAGGTGTTGTATTTAATAAATTCCGTGGTGATAAAAAAATCTTGGAACCAGGCCTGAAAATGCTTGAGAATCGGATCAATAAGCCTGTTGTCGGTGTCATTCCTTACCTCCACAACCTGTGTATCGATGACGAGGATTCCGTTTCTCTTGAGTATCATCATGCTGAAAACAAGCGCTCAGAAGAAAATCGGATACTTGATATTGTGGTAATTAAACTGCCACGCATATCCAATTTCACCGATTTTTCTGTGTTGAACCATGAGCAGGATGTGCGGGTACGATTTGTGGATAGAGCAAATCATATCGGCAAACCCGATCTGCTTATTATTCCCGGCACAAAAAATACCATTGGGGATCTTACATTTTTAAAAGAAACGAATATTTTTGAAAAAACTATCGGACTGTCAAGGCAAAACACCGTGATAATCGGTATTTGTGGTGGATATCAAATGCTGGGCAAACGGATTCATGATCCCTATCATGTAGAATCTCCTGAAGACTCCATACAGGGTCTGGGACTATTGAATACGGTAACCACCTTTGCCCGTGAAAAAAGAACGCATCAGGTAAAAGCACATATGCTGGAAACGAATTTTTTCCCATGTGTTGACAGGCAAATATTGTCGGGTTATGAAATCCATATGGGAGAGACAATGCTTCTTGACGGCAGGACAGCAAAACCCTTTGCACGAATTACAGAACGCGCAGGAGAAAGGGTAGAAGTGCTGGATGGGTGTGTCTCTCCAGCCGGTACGGTAATGGGAACCTATATCCACGGCATATTTGACAATGAAGGATTTCGGTCAATACTCTTAAACTCCTTGAGATTAAAAAAGGGTTTAACACCAAAGAGAAATACGATAGGATATAAATTTGTAAAAGAAGAAAACTATAATGAACTTGCCGATATCGTGCGTAAAAATTTGAATATGGATATGGTATATTCTGTATTAAATGGAGTACCCACATCTGTTTGA